CGAGTTTTAGTTCTGTTCATTATAATAACTGGAggttaaaatttcaaagttatatattaaatataaattcagCGGAAGATCTACAGTATTTCAAGATAATTCTTTAATGTATTAGAGAaatttttgattaaaatacagatcttcACGTTCTTAACATAGTGAAGATCTGTAATTTAATAAGATTTTTAAAGCTGATATTAagagaaaatgaagaaaaattaaaaacaaaattgtttgaaagcagtattatttattaacattataaaaatatctGGAATAATTAAAATGCAACtgcaaacataaaatatatataatatataacttGCAACTGCTAGAAATAATATACAATCAAACTTCATTATCCAGAACTAGTCAGGGACATACGTCTCTGTCACTGTCAGTAAGTccgtataaatatatgtatattttgtgtatttccacatattttattatttctatatCATTTACTGTAGACCAACACTGTTTTCAAGGCTACGAAATTTCGCAATATCTTAATCAGTTTGAAGATTGAATTCCGCGGATTCCAAAACCGAtctatactgatatatataatgaaaggtGGTTCAAGTCAATGTAATAATAAGTTGCGGAGATAAACATTTGCAAATTCATCTGTAATAACAGTGTTTATGGCCAAAATCGCTGAAGAAAATCCCACACGAAAGAAAGATGGTTTACAGCAGTCTTCTTGGCTCTAATTTCTTGAAATGAATTTTTATATCTAGCGGATGCATTGTGACCCCATTTCAAGAAATTATTAATTGCCGGTATCCTCAGACCAAAGTCTTATGTGAATATTTTGGTAAGAATAATGAGAATATGGTTGCTCAAGTTTTTAATGCAATGTGTGTGAATAAACTCTAATTTCACAGACACAGATACTTGGCAGAATTTAGACAACGTACATTTATCAAAAGAAAAACGAAAAGAAAATGGTAGTTTATATGTGGGACAAAAAAATATTGCTTTCGACTAAAATGGGAACATCATTGGCAAACAAGCTTTAATCAATTTGAATCCAAGTATATTccaactttatattttatagaGTTATCGTCCCATGTAGGAAGGTATTGATCGTAACATCATTAAATCGCACGGTTTAATCTTATAAAATAGGACATTATACTCGCGAAGATGTGATGTTACAATCATAGTTATACCCATaatacccacaagggcagataactttgtaatatgtacCAGCAGAATATGCAACAATTATGttattacattacatgtatttagtaaatcatttaattatttaaaatttgataaacaaaGCTTTTGAGATTAATTAGTCTAAGAATGGATTCTGTAAAAACAAATCACACAATCTACATGTAAGCACAAGTCCGCTAAGGCTTCGTACATTATTGGGTTCATTGCTTGGCCTTATCAAGTCTTATAGTACATCATGTGACAGAATACTGACTGAATACCATGTCGCAATATAGTACATGCATTTCTAGGCATTACTGTGGCacaatattgaacattaatcTTTTGTTGAATTAATTGAATGACGTTATCATCACATTGTACTGCATCAAGATGTCAAATAGCGGACAGGCTGCGATATATATTGAATGGAGGAAACGAGTTGCTTTTCTGAAGTAACCAGTCAGCTAGTCCTGATAGAAActtgacatttgttatgttgtgtCCATCATGCAACTACGGTACATGTGGAAATAATGTTGCACGTTGAACTTATGCAAATGTGAGGATGATATACTGTGCTGGTACTATTGCCTTCTAGTCATGTCTCGTGATGGTACAGTGCACTCGCCTTCGGCATGAGCACTTTTCCAATCCTCGACTTACTATGAGCCAATAACGCCCTctaatacatataatgtagatAATACGGGAAGTTTAATCAGATTATTTTACATTAGCTATATATAACGTTAACACAGTATTCAGTCTATACAAATCAAACAATTCATAAATTTGAAACCTATGAATAATTACAGAATGGATACAGAGCTGgtagaaattatatttttatacttaCAAATTATTTGTATATCTTAATGACAATCAGATAtagtaataaataatttaaggcatttatatattgatatgaaatacaaaatgtcataaatacagaattataaaactttatatatatatatatatatatatatatatgatttcttATAAAATGAACGTTATtctcaaaaaataatatatatcacatcaaAAAGCAAGTTCGCAAAATTCTAAAAACGTTTTAGTGTAAAATTGAGATGTTCATCGCCATATATAGTTCCTTTCCAAAGAGAAGTCATACATCAGATTATTATAGACCTTGTGCATTTATCACAATAATGTTTAGTTAAAGGGATCAGGAGACCCTGTGGTCCTGGGGCCCTGTACAGGGTTCGTAAGCTCAGGTCATTCTTCCCTATTGTCCTCTGAAAGgtcacaaacatatatacagataacATGCCTGGGCCGCGTAATATGGAAGTGCTAGTATAAGTTGTAAATTTATCAACCTAATTGTGAACTCTCGTTTACGGACATGCTATAccattattgttaaattgaatAGGTTCTACTCATCGGAAATAAACATCACGATGCAGACTAACTGAATGTTAAATATACACTCAGGAAGGAATTCATAGTGTCTCGATACACGTCATGTTTTAATACTGCACTCGTATTAGCATGTattaagttatacatgtatgaaatctGATATTTAAGCAATGTACTGTATCAATTTAATGTAAATGCTATAATACTAGAAAATGTCTTATTGTTTTAACCTCTTAAATGTTATCAAACGTGCAAAATTGAGCAATATACTGTGTGCATGTAACACGGAATGCTGGTTGTGAAGAAACTTTTAGTGTTTTTATTGTTGCTATGTAACCACGaagataaaaacaatgaaattttataaacacataaatacaATTACTTGTAAACCACAAATAGTTCTACCCACAAAATGCTTTGACAGCTCCAAATTATAGAGTAAAGCACCCATAAATATTCAATGTTATGCAGGCTAAaggattttgataaaaaaataaagactAATTTACTACATGCATGcatataaaatgaataatatGGTATTGGTTTGTGAATGTTTACACAAGTGAAGATTGGGACATGCATATGCATGTAAATATCTGCAGAGCAAACTTCTCTACCATTTCTAATTGAGTAATGGTAAAGTGTAGATGTTACAATAAAAGTACACACACACTGGGtatcaaatacatacatgtacattagtaCACAGAAGATATCTGGAAAACTTCAGACTTTTTATATCAGTTTGAATTATGATCAATTTCAAACGCAGCTTGCATTTCACATATATGTCTTGATACAATGATAGGTTTAACAAATGTTTGTTTAACAAACGTGTgaaacaaaatcatcaacataTCCACTTAACCTAAGGGATCTAAAATTCTCGTATTTAGTCTCAATTACATCCTCGGGTCATATCTTATTATCATTACCTGGTAAACAGGAAACTTTATCAAGTTAACATCCACATCGGTTAAATGACAATAAATACCATATACATTGTCCATGTACAGATTTAAAAGCATCCATTTAAACCAAACAACTACTAGACCCTCCCTCTTATCAATTCGATTTTATTTAATAGTTTGAAGAGCAATGTCATTTGAAAGCTGACTTTCTATTCTATTTCTAACTTACATAATAAAATAAGGATACTGTAATATGATTTGACTTCTGGCGTTGTTGGTTATGACAAATCTAAAACGGATAATAAAACAAAGCCTATGTAACAATAATATtccaatgtacatatatgtatacaacacaAAGTTATTCAAAATAATCACTACATACAGATTGCATAGCAATTACAAAATACTGAAAAGTATATATGAAGATGCTTGGTTATCAAGCTACAATAATATtctaatgtacatatatgtatacaacacaAAGTTATTCAAAATAATCACTACATACAGATTGCATAGCAATTACAAAATACTGAAAAGTATATATGAAGATGCTTGGTTATCAAGCTACAGTTTAAAGTATTGTTTAAATGGGTTCTTAACAGGTGTGTTCACGCCTGTCTACTTGCACAGTTACCGTATTccacccaataagtgtccaggCCGCTTCAAATTGGGAAAACAAAGAGGCGCTTAATTAGACCACATTTGGGctaacatttcacatacatgtatttattgcaCAGTGCAAGCAATTTATTACACAGTGCAAGCAATTTATCATTTGCAAAGGAAATTAATTACAGAAATATGCAGAGGTTTTCATAGTATCCGTCTGTGTAAAATTGTAGCCGCGAAAAGAAAGAGGCGCTTATAAGGTCGAATACAGTATACGTATATAAACTTGTCTAATACATTTTACCAAAAGGGATCAACGTtcatatatatggtatataataAAAGATGTAGATACACCTTGGGCCTAAAATTGGTGCCACGTTTAAGCCATAGAGCTGGTTATTATCGCAGGCCAAAACTTTCCCCTGATTTTCACTGAAAGGAAGAAAAATGTTTAAGTGGTCGGTCTTGGTAAAAGAGTATACCTCATACCCATATTGTTTTCGCTATTTGTATTATTTCACAGATCATATTTTCGTAATAATGTTGATATCTTGAGAATCTGCGATGTAAAAATTATAACCCTGCAGAAATAAACAGCTATGGTTAATCAATCTTTTGTTCATTCGTGTTTTTAGCTTTGATTGAAACATCCACGATGTCAATATCATTTGTTGTGTACTTTGGCAGAGACATCAAATGCATATGCATACTAGTAAAGTCAAATCTCGATATTTGCAGGGTAATAGTCAAACCTATTGAATTATCTTAGATTTTACAAGTATTTGATAGATTATGAAAAAATGGACCCAAACCAACTATAATACTTCGAATTAAACATGGTTTCTGAGTTACACAAGATATACATTTGTTCACCTCTCTATCGTTCTATCattcatgtacattgtaataataACTACGAGACTTACAGAACATATCATCATAGTATGATATTACTTTAGAAGCACAGTAAGACCTTCCTTAGAAACCACcattgtataaagaccacctgtttactTAGTGGGAACACCTTCTTAGGGTCCATAGTTCAAAGTGAATTTTGCAATTAATGATGAATGCAAGTAACTTATTTTGAATGTGTTACCATAATATTACAATTATCCTCTATTATAATCagaaatatcaatttcattgtTTCCGAATTTGTACTACGATATGTATTACTATTTTCAAATACGTAACTACCGGTGAAAAgtttttatattgttaattGTAATAAgtatgtataattttttttaagatGATCATGCAAGCGGAAAATAATTCATAGAACAAACTGTGTCAcctatttgaaaataataagaTACAATGGACCCTTTATAATCCTACCATTTGCGCTCAGCTCAAATAGTCCAGAATGCGAATTTTCCATCCACGGTGGATTCAGTTGGTCAATAATCCAATTTGTGCCCTGATATTTGTTCAGATTGTGAGTTTTCAGGTCTATCAGTCCGGGTTATCGTGGATATACTATATACTCTTACAGAGCTATTATATATTAATCTGTCTTATTATGGCTTTTCCAGATTTGTACTCACACTTTCCCCCTCAATTATCGATGTCAACAGTTTCGTACTCGCACGCATCATCCTGATACTGAATATTTGCTTTACGTTGCACAGACATCACATCGTCATATGTTTCTTCATCCTCTTCACTGTTTGATACAATGCCATCTAGTGGTCGACCACTGCTGATACCATAAAGGCCCTCCGCCGGGGCATCACCCCTGGGCTTCTCACCACCTAAAGACTGCAGCGTGTCATATGTGTTATCATTATAATCATCGTTATCCATCAAAGGAGGAGGCAACATCTTCTTTCCTTTATTCTCTTTAGCTGCTGCTGATAAGTCACTGTAATTTTCAGTATGCACTTCAGATTGTTGACCATGACTTCTCCAGTTCCCCGTCTTTTTTGGCACTACAGAGTATACATCTCCAATCGGTGAAAGAACTGGCTGTATTTGCGGAACTGCTTCATCATATATATGATCATCAAGGGATGCCCTTTGCTGCTGATTTAATGGTTTAGGTTCAATACTTTCTGCTTCTTTTCCTTTTTTGTCCTTTTTCTTAAATAGGTGAAAACCCCCTTTCTTATCCTCTTTCTTGTCCTTTTCATCTTTTTTATCCTTTTCCTTTTCTTCACTTTTCTTACTAGATTTCTGTTTGTCCGATTGTCTAGAAGCAATATTGGCATTTAATTCTTTTTGAAACCCTTTGTCAGGTCTCATAGAACCTTTCAAACTTGACCTAGATGTGACCTCCTGGGTATCACCTTTTCCTGCTGGACTACTCAAAGGCCGTTTTGAAGACCTAGAATTTCGAAGACTTTCGGAACTGTTTTCTGAATCATCAATACGGGAATGCTGAAGTTTTAGACTTAATTTTCGCTGTGTTTGTAAATCTATAGCTTGTTCAATACTTTTAGGGTTAGCAACTTTAAAAGAGAATTCCCCTTCCCCTGTTTCTGACCGTCGTCCAGCAGTTATAGTAAACAGGCCTGTAGCTTTTGTAGTACCATACGATCGTATAAATTCATACATCCAGCGGAAGAGCAGTGTATTTTCCTCTTTCGATGGATCTTCCAAAgcaaggttagtcattgttacAAGGAGGCGGTAAGGTTTGTTGGGTTCCAGATGCTTTTTATCGGACGCTGCTGTTGGTTCAATCGTCACATCAAAAACGATAGCTGAAAAAACACAATTCACTTTTTAGTATTTAAAAGCATTTGCTATACAGATGCACAAACTGTTTTAAAGTTTGGCATAGAACTAGGAATTTTTGTGTATCTTTAAGTTTGACATAGAACTAGGAATTTGTGTGTATCTAATTCCActtttgtaataattttcttatatatgtatatgtttgtctgtttatatttatttaagacTTACTGACCAGATAACAACGTCAATGAACAGGGTCGAGTCATCAATAATGTCCTCCCAGTCTTTATTGGATTCAAGTCTAATGTCAAATCATAGATCATTCACccatgaaatttcataatgaacacaatgaactgttccagACCTTCATTAAGAAGATTCTAAATGAGTCTTCAAGGGGTAATTGAGTTAATTGGTTTATGTGTCGTGcagttaatattttaaatacatacatatagcaAACACTATTTTTATCACTCTAGGGGTCATAACAGTATTGACTATGCCAAATAGTAAATACCGTCTGCTTATATTAGAGAACCAATTGAGATACTAGGTACTCGGACAATACTTTGACCCCAAAGAAACCAGAGCTCAGAAAATTCATGTACTTGACATTGAATTGACCCCAAATAAATTAGATCTGAGAAAAGTATGTACTTTGACATTGTATTGACCCCATGTCTTTTTGGAATCAAACATAGCAAGGCAGCgaataggtcaccatgagacttcgtctcagatGGCCTAAAAACAAGCGGTCCAAGGGCCaattaacagtcatct
This genomic window from Argopecten irradians isolate NY chromosome 11, Ai_NY, whole genome shotgun sequence contains:
- the LOC138334728 gene encoding uncharacterized protein DDB_G0284459-like; translation: MDGKVKNGHVVLKAGVMRSKQKKWCVFYNKSENDQVLEFYDSQEDAKKNSKHKKSYQLKHVKSIDTVNKASSKDYYIDIYMKKDRLTLCFDCENDLEDWSTVLHNYVVIISSDGGSGANVAEEEEDGSTFKSNMLYESSEDTIVFDVTIEPTAASDKKHLEPNKPYRLLVTMTNLALEDPSKEENTLLFRWMYEFIRSYGTTKATGLFTITAGRRSETGEGEFSFKVANPKSIEQAIDLQTQRKLSLKLQHSRIDDSENSSESLRNSRSSKRPLSSPAGKGDTQEVTSRSSLKGSMRPDKGFQKELNANIASRQSDKQKSSKKSEEKEKDKKDEKDKKEDKKGGFHLFKKKDKKGKEAESIEPKPLNQQQRASLDDHIYDEAVPQIQPVLSPIGDVYSVVPKKTGNWRSHGQQSEVHTENYSDLSAAAKENKGKKMLPPPLMDNDDYNDNTYDTLQSLGGEKPRGDAPAEGLYGISSGRPLDGIVSNSEEDEETYDDVMSVQRKANIQYQDDACEYETVDIDN